A portion of the Cellulophaga algicola DSM 14237 genome contains these proteins:
- a CDS encoding GlcG/HbpS family heme-binding protein produces the protein MNLFKQIKVCVIGLALIPMSTTTYAQITNDISHEEAFEILLAAKKNAEDSNVLVNIAVVDAGANLKAFIRMDDSFLGSIDVAIKKAKTARYFDIDTGELGELTQPGGIIYNIELSNGGLITFPGGLPIKNKDGKIIGAIGVSGGTIEQDRAIATAGAKSIVD, from the coding sequence ATGAACTTATTTAAGCAAATTAAAGTGTGCGTTATCGGACTGGCATTAATACCTATGTCTACTACAACATATGCTCAAATTACAAATGACATTTCACATGAAGAAGCCTTTGAAATTCTTTTAGCCGCGAAGAAAAACGCTGAAGATTCAAACGTGCTAGTCAACATTGCAGTGGTCGATGCAGGCGCAAATTTAAAGGCATTCATTCGGATGGATGATTCATTTTTAGGAAGTATAGACGTAGCTATCAAAAAAGCAAAGACGGCAAGATATTTTGATATTGACACCGGTGAATTAGGCGAATTAACCCAACCAGGTGGTATCATTTACAATATTGAGCTTTCTAATGGGGGTCTAATTACTTTTCCCGGCGGCTTACCTATTAAAAATAAAGACGGTAAAATTATTGGAGCCATAGGTGTAAGCGGCGGAACAATAGAACAAGATAGAGCAATAGCTACAGCAGGAGCAAAATCAATAGTAGACTAA